One window from the genome of Pedobacter schmidteae encodes:
- a CDS encoding RagB/SusD family nutrient uptake outer membrane protein, translated as MKKVLLFSITILLGLSSCKKILDQGPLDKLTPEQAFSTEANLELYSNSFIRFMVPEGGGIFKGDLLSDIAVPNGVDMYLTQQFTAQQGSGWGLTSWEQLRNVNYFIVNNTNPAVAASTRNHYTGIARFFRAWFYFDKVRTFGDVPWFNRPLDPEDPEIYKGRDPRTLVMDSVLQDLDFAVNNIKDTKDNSSTRITKSVALALKSRICLFEGSLRKYHTQLGLGSTANRWFTEATDAASILITSGKYSLNTAAPSPYRALFISENPVSTEVLLAAVYNNNLSRWHDANYWYTSPTYGARLSLEKRFVNTYLNTDGTPFTNIAGYATRQFQDEVKNRDLRLSQTIRTAPYKRSDGSAAPPDFAFTSTGYHIMKFTLDDKTIDNRSPVANYNTIPVIRYAEVLLNYAEAKAELGTLTASDWNTSIGALRTRAGITNTAIPTIVDPYLKANFYPDITDPILMEVRRERGVELAAEGFRYADLLRWKAGKLLEKPYTGLYVPAKGQVLDLNEDGQGDVAFVDVVPATKVPGVVYVQTNGTSIKLSGGSQGNVVWMENISKEFPLKKYFRPIPTSEIVLNPNLNQTGGW; from the coding sequence ATGAAAAAGGTTTTATTATTTTCCATAACCATTCTTCTCGGGTTGTCCTCCTGCAAGAAAATTCTTGACCAGGGCCCATTGGATAAGCTTACACCCGAGCAGGCTTTTTCAACCGAAGCCAATCTGGAACTGTATTCCAATTCATTTATACGGTTTATGGTACCAGAAGGGGGCGGCATTTTTAAAGGCGATCTGCTTTCAGATATTGCCGTACCCAATGGTGTTGACATGTATCTTACCCAGCAATTTACAGCCCAGCAGGGAAGCGGCTGGGGACTTACCAGCTGGGAGCAATTGCGCAACGTAAATTATTTTATTGTCAACAATACCAATCCGGCAGTTGCCGCAAGCACCAGAAACCACTACACCGGGATAGCCCGTTTTTTCAGGGCCTGGTTTTATTTCGATAAGGTACGAACCTTTGGCGATGTACCTTGGTTTAACCGTCCGCTAGACCCCGAAGACCCTGAAATATACAAGGGCCGCGATCCGCGAACCTTGGTGATGGATTCGGTGCTGCAGGATTTGGATTTCGCCGTCAATAACATCAAAGACACTAAGGACAATTCAAGCACACGCATCACCAAATCTGTTGCCCTGGCCTTAAAATCAAGAATCTGTCTGTTTGAAGGCAGTTTAAGAAAATACCATACCCAACTGGGGCTGGGCAGTACCGCAAACCGGTGGTTTACCGAAGCAACTGATGCCGCAAGTATATTGATAACCAGCGGCAAATACAGCCTGAACACCGCAGCACCCTCTCCTTACCGCGCCCTATTTATCAGCGAAAATCCGGTAAGCACCGAAGTACTGCTGGCGGCTGTATACAACAATAACCTAAGCCGCTGGCACGATGCCAATTACTGGTACACCAGCCCAACCTATGGCGCGCGCCTCAGTTTAGAAAAAAGATTTGTAAATACCTATCTCAATACTGATGGAACGCCCTTTACCAATATCGCCGGATATGCCACCAGGCAATTCCAGGACGAAGTAAAAAACAGGGACCTGCGCTTGTCGCAAACCATCCGAACAGCGCCCTACAAAAGAAGCGACGGATCGGCCGCTCCACCCGATTTTGCATTTACAAGTACCGGCTATCACATCATGAAATTTACGCTGGATGATAAAACGATAGACAACCGAAGCCCGGTAGCCAACTACAACACCATTCCGGTAATCAGGTATGCAGAGGTCTTACTAAACTATGCCGAGGCCAAGGCCGAGCTGGGTACCTTAACAGCATCCGATTGGAATACCAGTATCGGGGCCCTGCGCACCAGGGCCGGCATTACCAATACCGCTATACCTACAATTGTTGATCCTTATCTCAAAGCCAACTTCTATCCCGACATTACCGACCCTATCCTGATGGAAGTGCGGCGCGAGCGGGGTGTTGAGCTGGCTGCAGAAGGCTTCCGATATGCTGATTTACTAAGGTGGAAGGCTGGCAAACTACTCGAAAAGCCATACACAGGCCTATATGTACCGGCCAAAGGACAGGTACTCGATTTAAACGAAGATGGCCAGGGCGATGTGGCCTTTGTGGATGTTGTTCCGGCCACAAAAGTACCCGGAGTAGTTTACGTACAAACCAACGGCACATCCATCAAATTATCTGGTGGTAGCCAGGGCAATGTGGTGTGGATGGAAAACATCAGTAAAGAATTTCCATTAAAAAAATACTTCCGCCCCATCCCTACCTCAGAAATCGTGTTAAACCCAAATCTGAACCAAACCGGTGGCTGGTAA
- a CDS encoding TonB-dependent receptor, with translation MKLIIVLMISTFLQVYATGYAQKFTISKKNASLEQIFKEIKKQSHYTFLYNISTLKKANRIAIDVKDQSIDEVLKYCFKDQPLSYKIANDIIVVQKKVAPQPGAMQAQTTVSGKITDETGLPLSGVSIRTKDGRVKSSTNPNGQFELKGILADDVLLVSFIGFATQEIAVVGRTIINIVLKEDTKGLNEVVVVGYGTTKKANLTGAVDQIGSEYFQDRPVANTTRALQGVIPGLNIKMTDGKPTRSSVYNIRGVTSIGAASSEAGALVLVDGVPSNPNNLNPTDIATVTVLKDAASAAIYGARGSFGVVLITTKVPQKGKVQFNYSSNFSINQHTNRPDFINDGYSWAKVFDEAYAGWFDYTERPANINGVYPFSQTYLEELKRRSEDPSLPKVEVNAAGNYVYYNSTDWIKELYKNSNPSMEHMLSLSGGSEKISFTLSGRAYSQDGIYRYSPDEYNRYNLRFKGDIKVNDWLSINGISDFSSFRYKYPLTAYGGKNAVLRLLAVNGFPIAPVFNPDGTLTRAGANTVGDFYYGKSYSLKNNNFLRNTIGFNAAVIKDKLSVKGDFSYLYTNDVDNFKYIPVPFSNSPGVITRSGINDMTSNTNVRSYYVANLYAEYNQRFKNHNLKLLGGYNLEYNKVTNVNVSRDGLLLEDLLDLNLATGTNYRLSGGGEIWALSGIFFRANYDYKGKYLLEVNGRYDGSSKFPTNEQFAFFPSVSAGWKISEESFMNSSKTWLSNLKLRASYGSLGNGNLDSYTFLQTIAASRSPIIINGGFPSYIRQPDVIPKSLTWETATTLDFGVDADFFKQRLSLMFDWYDRKTTGMIMAARPLPGVFGATVPKANVADLSTKGWELSVAWQDQIDFKKPLRYGFRVTLSDNESNITKFYNPTGTLSTNFVGQKLGDIWGFTTEGLFLSAEDVASHADQSYIRTSLSNKLLPGDLKFKDINGDGVINRGLNTLTDHGDISIIGNSAPRYAYGITTDLSWNNFSFSAFFQGIGKRDWWPSTEAAYFWGPYNRPYTFLPRAINDNYWTPERTDAYYPRLRTYTSIGSTPQLAVQQTRYLQDASYIRLKTLTIGYTLPEQFAKKIKMSTIRFYLTGQNLWTWSPMYKVTKDFDPEVIEGSDPEVNAGQGDGFSYPMLKTYTLGINLTF, from the coding sequence ATGAAACTCATAATTGTTTTGATGATCTCCACTTTCCTGCAGGTATACGCCACAGGCTATGCACAGAAATTTACCATATCAAAAAAGAATGCCTCGTTGGAGCAGATTTTCAAAGAGATCAAAAAACAAAGTCATTATACCTTCCTGTATAACATCAGCACCCTTAAAAAGGCCAATCGCATTGCCATCGATGTGAAGGATCAAAGTATTGATGAAGTGCTGAAATACTGTTTTAAAGATCAACCGCTGAGCTATAAAATAGCCAACGACATCATTGTAGTGCAAAAAAAGGTAGCCCCACAGCCTGGCGCTATGCAAGCACAAACAACCGTCAGCGGTAAAATTACCGATGAGACAGGGCTTCCGCTATCAGGGGTTTCTATCCGGACCAAAGACGGAAGGGTCAAATCCTCTACCAATCCCAATGGCCAATTTGAACTAAAGGGCATCCTGGCTGATGATGTTTTACTCGTTTCCTTTATCGGCTTTGCTACGCAGGAAATTGCCGTTGTAGGTCGCACCATCATTAACATTGTTTTGAAAGAAGATACAAAAGGCCTAAATGAGGTGGTGGTAGTGGGCTACGGAACCACCAAAAAGGCCAACCTTACCGGTGCTGTAGATCAGATCGGCAGCGAGTATTTCCAAGACCGCCCGGTAGCCAATACCACAAGGGCATTACAAGGTGTTATCCCCGGCCTCAACATCAAAATGACCGACGGCAAACCTACCCGAAGCTCGGTATACAACATTCGTGGAGTTACTTCCATAGGTGCAGCTTCCAGTGAGGCCGGCGCACTCGTTTTGGTCGATGGTGTACCCTCAAATCCCAACAACCTCAATCCTACCGATATTGCTACGGTAACCGTACTCAAAGATGCCGCCTCGGCTGCCATCTACGGGGCAAGGGGCTCTTTTGGGGTAGTCCTGATTACCACTAAGGTTCCCCAGAAAGGAAAAGTCCAGTTCAATTACAGTTCCAACTTTTCGATTAACCAACACACCAACCGGCCCGATTTTATCAACGATGGATATTCCTGGGCCAAGGTTTTTGACGAAGCCTATGCCGGTTGGTTTGATTATACCGAGCGGCCCGCAAATATCAACGGCGTTTATCCTTTTTCGCAAACTTATCTGGAAGAGCTGAAACGGCGTTCGGAAGACCCTTCACTACCTAAAGTAGAAGTCAATGCCGCCGGCAACTATGTGTATTACAACAGTACCGACTGGATAAAAGAGTTGTACAAAAACTCCAATCCATCTATGGAACATATGCTTAGCCTGTCGGGCGGAAGCGAAAAAATAAGCTTTACACTTTCTGGCCGTGCTTATTCACAGGATGGCATTTATCGTTACAGCCCGGATGAATATAACCGTTACAACCTGAGGTTTAAGGGCGATATCAAAGTCAACGACTGGTTGTCCATCAATGGAATATCCGATTTTTCCAGCTTCAGGTACAAATACCCCCTAACGGCTTACGGAGGAAAAAATGCAGTATTGCGCCTGCTTGCGGTCAACGGATTTCCCATCGCGCCTGTATTTAACCCCGATGGAACATTAACCAGGGCTGGTGCCAATACCGTTGGCGATTTTTATTATGGCAAAAGTTATTCGCTCAAAAACAACAACTTTCTCAGAAATACCATAGGTTTTAATGCCGCTGTAATTAAAGACAAATTAAGTGTTAAAGGCGATTTCTCGTACTTATACACCAATGATGTAGACAACTTCAAATACATCCCCGTCCCTTTCAGCAACTCACCCGGTGTAATAACGCGGTCGGGCATTAACGATATGACCAGTAATACCAATGTAAGAAGCTATTATGTGGCCAATCTGTATGCCGAATACAATCAGCGTTTCAAAAACCACAATCTAAAACTACTGGGCGGCTACAACCTGGAATACAATAAGGTGACCAATGTAAATGTTTCGCGCGATGGGCTACTGCTGGAGGATTTGCTAGACCTGAACCTGGCCACAGGAACCAATTACCGGTTAAGTGGTGGTGGCGAAATCTGGGCCTTATCGGGAATTTTCTTTAGGGCCAACTACGATTACAAAGGCAAATATTTGCTGGAAGTAAATGGCCGGTACGATGGTTCGTCAAAGTTCCCAACCAACGAGCAGTTTGCTTTTTTCCCTTCGGTTTCTGCAGGCTGGAAAATTTCGGAAGAAAGCTTTATGAACAGCAGCAAAACCTGGCTCAGTAATCTGAAACTGCGTGCTTCCTATGGTTCATTGGGCAATGGAAACCTTGATTCCTATACTTTCCTGCAAACCATTGCTGCCTCGCGCTCGCCCATTATCATCAACGGGGGATTTCCAAGTTACATCAGGCAACCCGATGTCATCCCCAAAAGCCTAACCTGGGAAACCGCCACTACCCTCGATTTTGGAGTGGATGCCGATTTTTTCAAGCAACGTTTATCACTGATGTTTGACTGGTACGACCGCAAAACTACCGGCATGATTATGGCTGCCCGGCCACTACCGGGCGTATTTGGGGCAACTGTACCCAAAGCAAACGTTGCCGATTTATCAACCAAGGGTTGGGAATTATCGGTAGCCTGGCAAGACCAGATTGATTTCAAAAAGCCGTTACGCTATGGCTTCCGTGTCACGCTGTCGGACAATGAATCCAACATCACTAAATTCTATAATCCTACAGGTACCTTAAGCACCAATTTTGTTGGGCAGAAACTAGGCGATATCTGGGGATTTACCACCGAAGGCCTGTTTCTATCGGCTGAGGATGTGGCCAGTCATGCCGATCAGTCGTACATCCGGACCTCTTTAAGCAACAAGCTTTTGCCTGGCGATCTTAAATTTAAAGATATCAACGGCGATGGTGTGATCAACAGGGGGCTGAACACCCTAACCGATCATGGTGACATATCCATCATCGGCAACTCGGCACCCCGTTATGCTTATGGCATTACCACCGATCTGAGCTGGAACAACTTTTCTTTTTCTGCTTTTTTCCAGGGAATCGGAAAGCGCGATTGGTGGCCTTCAACAGAAGCAGCTTATTTTTGGGGACCATATAACCGTCCTTATACCTTTTTACCAAGGGCTATTAACGACAATTACTGGACACCCGAACGCACCGACGCATACTATCCAAGACTCCGTACCTATACCTCAATAGGATCAACGCCACAATTGGCCGTACAGCAAACGCGCTACCTTCAGGACGCCAGCTATATCCGTTTAAAAACCCTTACCATTGGTTATACGCTGCCCGAACAATTCGCAAAAAAGATAAAAATGTCCACCATCAGGTTTTATTTAACCGGACAAAACCTGTGGACCTGGTCGCCCATGTACAAGGTAACCAAAGATTTTGATCCCGAAGTTATTGAAGGCTCAGATCCGGAAGTAAACGCAGGCCAGGGCGACGGATTTTCTTATCCAATGCTCAAAACCTATACCCTGGGCATTAACCTAACATTTTAA
- a CDS encoding endonuclease/exonuclease/phosphatase family protein, with amino-acid sequence MKNVIKIIGILFLLFSGMACKRNQAVPGPEVNPPAKAGPIIKVMTYNIHIGNPPSKPAEVRDLQAIANVINSQKPDLVALQEVDVNTQRSGVNVDQAKELARLTGMNYFYAKAIDFQGGQYGDAVLSRFPILESVSYQLPVTQQLGGETRSVAMITVEKEGYKFYFSSTHLDHLGAEDNRLLQAAELNKIVGSLSRPLIIAGDMNAIPSSKTMALLQQQLFMGCNAACPFTIPATAPTRTIDYIMMRPYNKFNIKNYNVINETYASDHLPLIAEIELK; translated from the coding sequence ATGAAGAATGTGATAAAAATTATTGGAATACTTTTCCTGTTATTTTCAGGAATGGCATGTAAAAGAAACCAGGCGGTGCCGGGCCCCGAGGTAAACCCGCCTGCAAAGGCTGGCCCCATTATCAAAGTGATGACCTATAACATTCATATTGGCAATCCGCCGTCAAAACCTGCCGAGGTAAGAGATTTGCAGGCCATAGCCAATGTGATCAATTCCCAAAAGCCCGATCTGGTAGCTTTGCAAGAGGTCGACGTCAATACACAGCGTTCAGGTGTTAATGTAGATCAGGCCAAAGAGTTGGCCAGACTTACCGGCATGAATTACTTTTACGCCAAGGCTATCGATTTTCAGGGCGGTCAGTATGGCGATGCGGTTTTATCCAGGTTCCCTATTCTGGAAAGCGTAAGTTATCAATTGCCGGTTACCCAACAATTGGGTGGCGAGACCCGGTCGGTAGCTATGATCACAGTTGAAAAAGAGGGCTACAAATTCTACTTCTCTTCTACCCATCTGGATCATTTGGGGGCCGAGGACAACCGATTACTTCAGGCAGCCGAACTGAACAAAATTGTAGGGAGCTTGTCGCGACCACTTATTATAGCCGGCGACATGAATGCCATACCTAGTTCCAAAACCATGGCACTTTTGCAGCAACAGCTATTTATGGGTTGCAATGCGGCCTGTCCATTTACCATTCCGGCTACTGCTCCCACCCGAACAATTGACTATATCATGATGCGTCCTTACAACAAATTCAACATCAAAAATTATAATGTAATCAATGAAACTTATGCGTCAGATCATTTGCCTCTGATAGCAGAAATAGAACTTAAATAA
- a CDS encoding BT_3987 domain-containing protein encodes MKPKLFLYISAVLLLASCKRYPDITNANPEVRVSIVSASATAKKQVLMMADSLQSLRFEVAHDVPSGDAGGDISISFKSEASLVQDYNKYNETDYLPMPAGSYELPAAIAIRKGQQKSGQLKIGIKTNGALQAFKQYLLPVSIDVVNDGFIINKNAKTTYFLIETLMEGFTFKVMSYGKGGGVHNMELAANIINQHKPDLLLVREMDSVTNRNGKIDQPAVLATLIGMPHYIYLTSIKDFDGGGQYGSTIYSKFPIISSTEVVLPNGDANTERGPFGAITVKLAGQNLVFAGTHLNANATRRAAQLPVLMSSLSTITDPLILAGNFNDTPPAGNVYTALAGAMFNFPCTSCPPNTPVATPASFSDFIMFKPSTKLRVVNHSVGTASTSAHLPVITEFRLFK; translated from the coding sequence ATGAAACCCAAATTATTTCTATATATCAGTGCAGTATTGCTGCTGGCCAGCTGCAAGCGCTATCCCGACATCACCAATGCCAACCCCGAGGTAAGGGTGTCTATTGTCAGCGCATCGGCAACGGCAAAAAAACAAGTCCTCATGATGGCCGATAGCCTGCAGTCGCTTCGTTTTGAAGTTGCGCATGATGTCCCATCGGGCGATGCCGGAGGCGATATTTCCATATCCTTTAAATCAGAAGCATCGCTGGTGCAGGATTACAACAAGTACAACGAAACCGACTACCTGCCTATGCCTGCAGGCAGCTACGAGCTTCCTGCTGCCATTGCCATCAGAAAGGGGCAACAAAAATCGGGACAGCTCAAAATCGGCATCAAAACCAATGGGGCACTGCAGGCCTTTAAACAATACCTGCTGCCTGTTAGTATCGATGTGGTAAATGACGGCTTTATCATTAATAAAAACGCAAAAACCACCTATTTCCTTATCGAAACCCTAATGGAAGGGTTCACGTTCAAAGTCATGTCATACGGCAAAGGAGGCGGTGTGCACAATATGGAACTTGCGGCCAACATCATCAATCAACACAAACCTGATTTGCTGTTGGTTAGAGAAATGGATTCCGTAACCAACCGCAACGGAAAAATAGACCAGCCTGCAGTGCTGGCTACACTCATCGGCATGCCACACTATATCTATTTAACCTCAATTAAAGATTTTGACGGAGGCGGGCAGTATGGCAGCACCATTTATTCCAAATTCCCAATCATCAGCAGTACCGAAGTTGTTTTGCCCAATGGCGATGCCAATACCGAACGAGGGCCTTTTGGGGCCATTACGGTAAAGCTAGCTGGCCAGAACCTGGTATTTGCCGGCACCCACCTTAATGCAAATGCCACGCGTCGGGCAGCCCAGCTTCCGGTGCTGATGAGCTCGCTAAGTACCATTACCGATCCATTAATTCTGGCCGGTAATTTTAACGACACGCCTCCTGCGGGTAATGTATACACAGCACTGGCCGGCGCCATGTTCAACTTTCCGTGTACCAGTTGTCCGCCAAATACTCCTGTGGCCACGCCTGCAAGTTTTTCCGACTTTATCATGTTTAAACCCAGCACCAAGCTAAGGGTGGTAAATCATAGTGTAGGAACAGCCTCAACAAGCGCGCATTTGCCGGTAATTACCGAGTTCCGCCTGTTCAAATAA
- a CDS encoding FecR family protein, producing MNEEKAIALIRKYQQGELTPQQEQQLNEWYLINATESKAELNAEQMEQAIEQLRKKLPLQDPAVKIKLWPRIVAAASVLLILGTGLWFYNSRQAGSHHPELARAGTGSHDIAPGKIGATLTLANGKKIRLSDAANGEIAKEAGISVTKTADGQLIYEVLASGTSSRQNQRGTSDPGGETNTLSTAKGETYQVKLPDGSSVWLNAASSLTYTTSLKQATKRVVELRGEGYFQVAKDKKHPFIVKTAQQEVQVLGTHFNINSYESENAVKTTLLEGSVRVSATNGRHAAANDRHPDLVSGPHTSNAITLRPNQQSILLNTGIKVIDVDVESTIAWKNGYFLFDNENIYTIMNMISRWYDVEIEYKGNMDDKIFVGRISRFKNVSEVLKLLEMTGDIHFKVQGRRITVMT from the coding sequence ATGAACGAAGAAAAAGCTATAGCACTGATCAGAAAATACCAGCAAGGTGAACTAACGCCCCAGCAGGAGCAACAATTAAATGAATGGTACCTCATCAATGCAACAGAAAGTAAAGCAGAACTGAATGCCGAACAAATGGAGCAGGCTATTGAACAGCTTCGCAAAAAGTTGCCGCTACAAGACCCTGCAGTAAAAATAAAATTATGGCCACGTATTGTCGCTGCAGCTTCTGTACTTTTAATCCTTGGTACGGGTTTGTGGTTTTACAACTCCCGTCAGGCAGGTAGTCATCATCCTGAGCTGGCGCGGGCCGGTACAGGATCTCATGACATTGCCCCGGGCAAAATAGGCGCCACACTTACCCTGGCCAATGGCAAAAAGATCAGACTATCCGATGCTGCCAATGGCGAAATTGCAAAAGAGGCAGGTATCAGTGTCACTAAAACCGCCGATGGGCAACTGATTTATGAAGTTTTAGCCAGCGGCACTTCTTCGCGACAAAACCAAAGGGGCACATCTGATCCGGGTGGAGAAACCAACACCCTCTCTACTGCCAAAGGCGAAACCTACCAGGTGAAACTACCCGATGGCTCGTCGGTATGGCTCAATGCAGCTTCCAGTCTTACTTATACCACCTCATTAAAGCAAGCCACAAAACGCGTTGTAGAACTTCGCGGTGAAGGCTATTTTCAAGTTGCTAAGGACAAAAAACATCCTTTTATAGTCAAAACAGCGCAACAAGAGGTACAAGTACTAGGTACGCATTTCAACATCAATAGTTACGAAAGCGAAAACGCCGTGAAAACAACGCTATTGGAAGGCTCTGTACGCGTAAGTGCCACAAACGGTCGCCACGCAGCAGCAAACGATCGGCATCCTGACCTTGTTTCAGGACCTCACACCAGCAACGCTATAACCCTCCGCCCCAACCAGCAATCTATTTTACTAAATACCGGCATCAAAGTAATTGATGTAGATGTAGAAAGTACCATCGCCTGGAAAAATGGATATTTCCTGTTTGACAATGAAAATATCTACACCATTATGAATATGATTTCCCGCTGGTATGATGTAGAGATCGAGTATAAAGGAAATATGGACGACAAGATTTTTGTAGGCCGGATATCCAGGTTCAAAAACGTTTCTGAGGTATTGAAACTACTGGAGATGACCGGAGATATTCACTTTAAAGTCCAGGGAAGGAGGATTACTGTGATGACCTAA
- a CDS encoding spore protein: MAVTRLKRKDRRNKTFAKLDVKFLKLATNIELGSRSKQSTKNQLAKNNAVLAQLTAKA; encoded by the coding sequence ATGGCAGTTACCAGATTAAAAAGAAAAGACAGAAGAAATAAAACTTTCGCAAAGTTAGATGTGAAATTCTTAAAATTAGCTACTAACATTGAATTGGGTAGCAGATCAAAACAATCTACTAAAAATCAGTTGGCAAAAAACAATGCTGTTTTAGCTCAACTTACTGCAAAAGCCTAA
- a CDS encoding RNA polymerase sigma factor, producing MNSYNAYNDQELAALLMGGDRKAYAEIFERYSRLLIAHAYKILADQDAASDIVHDVILNLWEKRTQINLNFSLSGYLYIAVRNRIFNAMSHKKVAGKYAESIIAYMEGTHVHSDDQLREKELTALLEKEINALPEKMREVFILYKMEELSYKEIADRLGITDKTAKQQVYNAVKILKTKIDIYLTLLPILYQHL from the coding sequence ATGAATAGTTATAATGCCTACAACGATCAGGAATTAGCTGCCTTACTTATGGGGGGAGACAGAAAGGCTTATGCCGAGATTTTTGAAAGGTATTCGCGGTTACTCATTGCACATGCCTATAAAATACTGGCAGACCAGGATGCAGCGAGCGACATAGTCCATGATGTCATATTGAACCTATGGGAAAAGAGAACGCAAATCAATTTGAATTTCTCGTTAAGTGGCTATCTCTACATCGCGGTGCGCAACCGCATATTCAATGCCATGTCCCATAAAAAGGTTGCCGGTAAATATGCAGAGTCGATAATTGCCTATATGGAAGGTACACACGTGCACTCCGACGATCAGTTACGGGAAAAAGAGCTTACGGCACTTTTGGAAAAGGAAATCAACGCGTTACCCGAAAAAATGCGGGAAGTGTTCATTTTATACAAAATGGAGGAGCTGAGTTATAAGGAAATTGCCGATCGTTTAGGCATTACCGACAAAACTGCAAAACAGCAGGTTTACAATGCCGTCAAAATCCTCAAAACAAAAATCGATATCTATTTAACCCTCCTTCCCATCCTCTACCAGCATTTGTAG
- a CDS encoding RNA methyltransferase — translation MVSKSQISFIKSLHQKKYRKENGIFIIEGIKSIQEFILSNYQIHSIYYLEQYHAALTALPTNIKLFEVNNAELDKISTLQTPQGILALVHIPKAAVLKPEALKNTFTLVLDGVQDPGNMGTIIRTADWFGFKQIICSADCVEVYNPKTVQATMGSLSRTNIFYEELPQVLKDIQIPIFGAVLDGKSLYKTDWGKEGLVILGNEGQGISAPVMKLITNRVTIPRIGGAESLNVAISAAILCAEISRNFHK, via the coding sequence ATGGTTTCAAAATCACAGATAAGTTTTATAAAATCATTACATCAAAAAAAGTACCGTAAAGAAAACGGGATATTCATTATTGAAGGTATAAAATCTATTCAAGAATTTATTCTGTCCAATTACCAGATCCACAGTATTTATTATCTGGAGCAATATCACGCAGCATTAACAGCTTTGCCCACAAATATAAAGTTATTTGAAGTAAACAACGCCGAACTGGATAAGATTAGTACTTTACAAACTCCACAAGGAATTCTGGCATTGGTACACATTCCAAAAGCAGCAGTTTTGAAACCTGAAGCCTTAAAAAACACGTTTACATTGGTACTGGATGGCGTGCAGGATCCAGGAAACATGGGCACCATTATCCGCACGGCCGATTGGTTTGGCTTTAAACAAATCATTTGTTCGGCCGATTGTGTAGAAGTTTACAACCCTAAAACCGTACAGGCTACCATGGGCTCCTTAAGCAGGACAAATATTTTTTATGAAGAGTTGCCACAGGTACTAAAAGACATTCAGATACCGATATTTGGAGCTGTATTGGACGGAAAGAGCCTATATAAAACCGATTGGGGCAAAGAAGGATTGGTTATTTTAGGCAATGAAGGACAAGGAATCAGTGCCCCCGTAATGAAATTAATTACCAATCGCGTAACCATTCCACGCATCGGAGGTGCTGAGTCATTGAACGTTGCCATATCGGCGGCAATATTATGTGCAGAAATCAGCAGAAATTTTCACAAATAA